In Helianthus annuus cultivar XRQ/B chromosome 8, HanXRQr2.0-SUNRISE, whole genome shotgun sequence, a single genomic region encodes these proteins:
- the LOC110871996 gene encoding glycosyltransferase BC10-like — protein sequence MDILLSLRNTSNRVDTGALPPFQFSYLRNRKSLSEFWRDCPILADNSKEHNCMPYEHYTATLLAVCSYYQYICILSSRNTSN from the exons ATGGATATTTTGCTTTCACTAAGGAACACCAGTAACCGTGTGGATACAGGTGCATTGCCTCCATTTCAGTTCAGCTATTTGAGAAAT AGGAAATCATTATCTGAGTTTTGGCGGGATTGTCCTATT CTGGCTGATAATTCAAAGGAGCATAATTGCATGCCTTATGAACATTATACCGCAACATTACTTGCAGTATGTTCATATTATCAGTATATTTGTATTCTATCTTCAAGAAATACAAGCAACTAA
- the LOC110871997 gene encoding lysM domain-containing GPI-anchored protein 1, which produces MPIGKPTTTILRIATILLLFLNLTTVTPKSTIEPCSTTDSCTSLLGYTLYTDLKVSELASLFQIDPINLLSANSIDISQPDVVSHILPSQLFLKIPITCSCVDGIRKSVTTHYKTRPSDTLSNIADAVYGGLVSADQIKEANEISDPTVLDVGVNLVVPLPCVCFNGTDNGVPAVYLSYVVKPVDTLAGIAARYRTTVTDLMGVNALGNADVEDGDILAVPLSACASNFPRYASDYALSVPNGGYAVTADHCVQCSCTPGSRLYCQPASLSVSCSSMQCKSTNLMLGNATVQQSSAGCNVTSCGYGGFINGTIITTLSSSLQPRCPGPQQVPPLIAPPTMVTPDMGLAPAPSPFQIGGAPIGGLPGSVVPSSTGSSIAFPPSANGPSGSISAACTLVNPISGFSLAVVLVVFLGLVVPFL; this is translated from the exons ATGCCGATCggaaaacccaccaccaccatcctccgcaTCGCCACCATCCTCCTCCTCTTCCTCAACCTCACCACCGTAACCCCCAAATCAACAATCGAACCCTGCTCAACCACCGACTCCTGCACATCCCTTTTAGGCTACACCCTTTACACCGATCTCAAAGTCTCCGAACTCGCATCCCTCTTCCAAATCGACCCAATCAACCTCTTATCCGCCAACTCAATCGACATTTCCCAACCCGACGTCGTTTCCCACATCTTACCTTCCCAACTCTTCCTCAAAATCCCCATAACCTGTTCTTGCGTCGATGGTATTCGCAAATCTGTAACCACCCATTACAAAACAAGACCTTCTGACACTCTATCCAACATTGCTGACGCTGTGTATGGTGGGTTGGTGTCGGCGGACCAGATTAAGGAGGCGAATGAGATTAGTGATCCGACGGTGTTGGATGTTGGGGTGAATTTGGTGGTGCCGTTGCcgtgtgtgtgttttaatgggACGGATAATGGTGTTCCGGCGGTTTATTTGTCGTATGTTGTGAAACCGGTGGATACTTTGGCGGGTATTGCCGCGAGGTATAGGACTACTGTTACGGATCTTATGGGGGTTAATGCGTTGGGGAATGCTGATGTTGAAGATGGGGATATTCTTGCTGTTCCCTTGTCAG CTTGTGCCTCAAACTTCCCAAGATACGCATCCGACTACGCATTGTCTGTACCAAACGGAGGCTATGCCGTCACAGCGGATCATTGCGTACAATGTAGTTGCACACCGGGGAGCAG GTTATATTGCCAACCGGCTTCGTTATCGGTTTCTTGTTCTAGCATGCAATGCAAAAGTACCAATCTCATGCTCGGAAACGCTACGGTTCAACAGAGCAGCGCTGGCTGCAACGTCACGTCTTGCGGTTACGGTGGTTTTATCAATGGCACGATAATCACAACGTTGTCGAGTTCTCTTCAACCACGGTGCCCAG GGCCACAACAGGTTCCGCCACTTATCGCACCGCCAACGATGGTTACCCCAGACATGGGACTAGCTCCAGCCCCTTCACCATTCCAGATCGGTGGTGCACCGATCGGTGGTCTTCCCGGCTCGGTGGTGCCATCATCGACCGGCTCGAGCATAGCGTTCCCTCCGTCTGCAAATGGTCCCAGTGGAAGTATCTCTGCCGCATGCACCTTGGTGAACCCGATATCTGGTTTCTCACTTGCCGTGGTTCTGGTTGTGTTTCTCGGCTTGGTAGTCCCATTCTTGTAA
- the LOC110871998 gene encoding sarcoplasmic reticulum histidine-rich calcium-binding protein: protein MDAKTFIQLVEEKKKRVLAKQEAHLKWQQKLEAAIEANEKKQKRRKRRSVSYDTDSESESSREVRKSKKRRHKKHRKHDDDDEKKEKRSKRKPKRRSSSSSDDSDSSYESDLEHRRKKRVHKKHRHHHHHSSSGSDDDFDSSSDEDKGALKRRHSKHHSRHVKSRGSDSSSDEYDDDRMKKRRHSRHHHHHDKRHRRSDSSDSDDSSFEDGVKRHGVKHHKHHRRSNSHELKSDSDNKEQDRHHRSHKDDFVDPHDRENEPELNGGLPEGGRYMSVDNDEAEEGQIV from the coding sequence ATGGACGCCAAGACGTTTATCCAGCTGGTTGAAGAGAAAAAGAAGCGCGTATTGGCAAAACAAGAAGCCCATTTGAAATGGCAGCAGAAGCTTGAAGCCGCTATTGAAGCCaatgaaaagaaacagaaaaggcGTAAGAGAAGATCCGTGTCATATGATACCGACAGTGAAAGTGAAAGCAGCCGTGAGGTCAGAAAGTCAAAGAAGAGACGTCACAAGAAACATAGAaagcatgatgatgatgacgagAAGAAAGAAAAGAGATCAAAACGCAAACCAAAGAGAAGATCTTCAAGTTCAAGCGATGACAGTGACAGTTCGTATGAAAGTGATTTAGAACATCGTAGAAAAAAACGTGTTCATAAGAAACAtagacatcatcatcatcactcgaGCTCGGGCTCTGATGATGATTTTGATTCTTCGAGTGATGAGGATAAAGGTGCGTTGAAGAGGAGACACTCGAAGCATCATAGCAGACACGTGAAATCGAGGGGTTCGGATTCTTCAAGTGATGAATATGATGATGATAGGATGAAGAAGAGAAGGCATTcaaggcatcatcatcatcatgacaAACGGCATAGGCGTTCAGACTCGAGTGATTCAGATGATTCTAGCTTTGAAGATGGTGTTAAAAGGCATGGCGTTAAACACCATAAGCATCATCGCAGGTCTAATAGCCATGAATTGAAGTCTGACTCTGATAACAAGGAACAAGATCGTCATCACCGTAGCCATAAAGATGACTTTGTTGACCCACATGATAGGGAGAATGAACCTGAGTTGAATGGAGGTCTTCCTGAAGGTGGTCGTTATATGAGTGTGGATAATGATGAAGCTGAAGAGGGTCAGATTGTTTAG